One genomic region from Solwaraspora sp. WMMD792 encodes:
- a CDS encoding aldo/keto reductase, protein MTGGTEHLTSDRSLPRRPAVRLTGIGFGASQGGNLHRVTTDEEFAAAIDTAWDGGVRYFDTAPHYGLGLSERRLGAALRSRPRDEYVVSTKVGRILVPSPETAGSRDPEGFDVAASHRRVWDFSRDGVRRCLEASLERMGLDRIDVAYLHDPDDHWEQAVAEALPALTELRDQGVLRAVGVGMNQSRLLARFVRESDVDLVMCAGRYTLLDQAALADLMPAAQERAVGVVIAGVYNSGLLSRERPPDDALYDYRRAAPELIERARRIAAICERHGVTLPQAALAFARSHPTVVSTVVGMRNSHQVTETLRRADIEVPGELWLALRAAGLTGTGQGAGDDR, encoded by the coding sequence ATGACGGGCGGTACGGAGCACCTGACGTCGGACCGGTCGCTGCCGCGTCGACCGGCGGTACGCCTGACCGGTATCGGCTTCGGCGCGTCCCAGGGCGGCAATCTGCACCGGGTGACGACCGACGAGGAGTTCGCCGCCGCCATCGACACCGCGTGGGACGGTGGTGTCCGGTACTTCGACACCGCGCCGCACTACGGGCTGGGGCTGTCCGAGCGGCGGCTCGGGGCCGCCCTGCGGTCCAGACCGCGCGACGAGTACGTGGTGTCGACGAAGGTCGGACGGATTCTCGTACCGTCGCCGGAGACCGCGGGTTCGCGCGACCCGGAGGGGTTCGACGTCGCCGCGAGCCACCGCCGGGTCTGGGACTTCAGCCGCGACGGTGTGCGCCGTTGTCTGGAGGCGAGTCTGGAGCGGATGGGTCTGGACCGGATCGACGTCGCCTACCTGCACGACCCCGACGACCACTGGGAGCAGGCCGTGGCCGAGGCGTTGCCCGCCCTGACCGAGCTCCGTGACCAGGGCGTCCTGCGCGCGGTCGGGGTCGGCATGAACCAGTCGCGGCTGCTTGCCCGGTTCGTCCGGGAGTCCGACGTCGACCTGGTGATGTGTGCCGGCCGGTACACTCTGCTCGACCAGGCCGCGTTGGCCGATCTGATGCCCGCGGCGCAGGAGCGCGCGGTCGGTGTGGTGATCGCCGGTGTCTACAACTCGGGGCTGTTGTCGCGTGAGCGGCCACCGGACGACGCGCTATACGACTACCGCCGGGCGGCGCCGGAGCTGATCGAGCGGGCCCGGCGGATCGCGGCGATCTGCGAGCGGCACGGTGTCACGCTTCCGCAGGCGGCACTCGCCTTCGCCCGATCGCATCCCACGGTGGTCTCGACGGTGGTCGGCATGCGCAACAGCCACCAGGTGACCGAGACCCTGCGGCGGGCGGACATCGAGGTTCCGGGCGAACTCTGGTTGGCGTTGCGGGCGGCTGGCCTGACCGGCACCGGTCAGGGCGCCGGTGACGACCGATGA